One Lacticaseibacillus rhamnosus genomic window carries:
- a CDS encoding lipoate--protein ligase — protein MYYVIMKSHDIRENLATEQYLMNAKQFDEPLLLFYYEKPSVIVGRNQNTLEELNQKYVEDHNIVVTRRLSGGGAVYHDLGNLCFSFVVDSDSEEFGDFKSFTQPIVDAIHTLGATSAEVSGRNDMLVDGKKFSGSAMYTRNGKTFSHGTLMLDVDMSVIPNVLNVPEDKIKSKGIKSVKSRVTNLRPYLDKKYQNLTVPEFRDILLTRLFGVDDVAAIKDKEYHVTPEDEVEIKKIYDDVYNNWDWVYGHSPEFTTKKRKHFDYGTIDARFDVKDGKIANVKFYGDFFGPQDVSDVAAALKDKPYTSEAVKKTLDAIDTNAYFTNIPKEDVINLLVP, from the coding sequence ATGTATTATGTCATTATGAAGTCTCACGATATTCGTGAAAACTTGGCGACTGAGCAATATCTGATGAATGCCAAGCAGTTTGATGAACCACTGCTGCTTTTTTATTATGAAAAGCCAAGCGTGATTGTCGGCCGTAACCAGAACACGCTGGAAGAGTTGAATCAAAAGTATGTTGAAGATCACAATATCGTTGTGACACGTCGGCTTTCCGGCGGTGGTGCAGTGTATCACGATTTGGGTAATTTATGTTTTTCATTTGTGGTCGATAGTGACTCCGAAGAATTTGGTGATTTTAAGTCCTTCACGCAGCCGATTGTTGATGCGATTCACACGCTGGGTGCGACAAGTGCCGAAGTTTCAGGTCGCAATGACATGCTGGTTGACGGGAAGAAGTTTTCCGGCAGCGCAATGTACACCCGCAACGGTAAGACATTTTCGCATGGCACTTTGATGCTGGATGTCGATATGAGCGTCATCCCTAATGTGCTCAACGTTCCTGAAGATAAAATCAAGAGTAAAGGAATTAAATCCGTTAAGAGTCGGGTTACAAACTTGCGGCCTTATCTGGATAAAAAATATCAGAATCTGACGGTGCCGGAATTCCGGGATATTTTATTGACCCGTCTGTTCGGTGTTGACGATGTGGCCGCCATTAAAGATAAGGAATACCACGTGACGCCAGAAGATGAAGTTGAGATTAAAAAGATTTATGACGATGTTTATAATAACTGGGATTGGGTTTACGGTCATAGCCCAGAGTTCACCACTAAGAAACGTAAGCACTTTGATTATGGGACGATCGATGCGCGGTTTGACGTGAAAGATGGCAAAATTGCCAACGTTAAATTTTACGGTGATTTCTTCGGCCCACAGGATGTTAGTGATGTTGCAGCAGCTTTAAAAGACAAGCCGTACACATCTGAAGCGGTTAAGAAAACTTTAGATGCAATTGATACAAACGCTTATTTCACCAACATCCCTAAAGAAGACGTCATTAATTTATTAGTTCCTTAA
- the nth gene encoding endonuclease III: MTDSEARQLFEQIMALYPDPQPTLQAQNPFQILVAVMLSAQTTDVAVNAVTPELFAAYPTPAAMAAASVTDISKKISRLGLYRTKAAHLKALSAILVEKYDGQVPANAADLVKLPGVGKKTATVVLSDAFGIPGVAVDTHVSRIVKGLGLVSPKATPVQIQSRLETLMPKSTWIKLHRSLIRFGREHLRARDPQPPSGPEWTFLATHYAPLKGEEH; this comes from the coding sequence GTGACTGATTCAGAAGCCCGGCAATTGTTCGAGCAAATTATGGCGTTGTATCCTGACCCACAGCCGACATTACAAGCGCAAAATCCTTTTCAGATTCTAGTGGCAGTGATGCTTTCGGCGCAAACAACGGATGTAGCCGTTAATGCGGTTACGCCCGAACTATTTGCCGCGTATCCAACGCCCGCGGCAATGGCTGCTGCTTCAGTCACTGATATTTCCAAAAAAATCAGTCGTCTTGGTTTATATCGAACTAAAGCGGCGCATTTAAAAGCGTTGAGTGCTATTTTAGTTGAAAAATATGATGGTCAGGTGCCAGCCAATGCAGCTGACTTGGTCAAATTGCCAGGGGTTGGTAAGAAAACCGCCACTGTGGTCCTCAGCGATGCTTTTGGCATACCGGGCGTGGCGGTTGATACCCATGTCAGTCGCATTGTGAAAGGATTGGGCCTGGTTTCACCTAAAGCAACACCGGTTCAAATCCAAAGCCGACTTGAAACTTTGATGCCAAAATCGACCTGGATCAAACTTCACCGCAGTTTGATTCGATTCGGCCGTGAACATTTACGCGCGCGTGACCCACAGCCACCATCCGGACCGGAATGGACGTTTCTGGCTACCCATTACGCGCCATTAAAGGGGGAAGAACATTGA
- a CDS encoding DnaD domain-containing protein: MTDLKRYIEAGQFNVSNLLFDNYPTLGLTQTEFITYLFIDQWQSKHHQAPDLKALAARMNVAPNAIYTAIETLIQKQAIVLESIPDGQGKMRDHYDLAPLLAKLPANQKAHSSVMSQPNADAQTNVFNQIEIEFGRPLSPIEQETIRDWLTTDHYLPEVILLALREAVLNAAYSLKYMDRILLNWERRHLKTAQQVQAELKRHQEL, from the coding sequence ATGACTGATTTAAAACGGTATATCGAAGCGGGGCAGTTTAATGTCTCTAATCTGCTGTTTGATAACTATCCTACGTTAGGACTGACCCAAACCGAGTTTATAACGTATCTGTTCATTGATCAGTGGCAATCCAAGCATCATCAAGCCCCTGATCTTAAGGCATTGGCAGCGCGCATGAACGTCGCACCCAATGCAATCTATACAGCAATTGAAACGTTGATTCAAAAACAGGCGATTGTTCTTGAAAGCATTCCGGATGGTCAGGGTAAAATGCGCGACCATTATGATCTCGCGCCGTTGCTGGCGAAACTCCCAGCAAACCAAAAAGCCCATAGCAGTGTGATGTCCCAACCAAATGCCGATGCGCAAACGAATGTCTTTAATCAAATTGAAATTGAATTTGGCCGACCACTTTCACCAATTGAACAGGAAACAATTCGCGACTGGCTGACGACGGATCACTACTTGCCAGAAGTGATCTTATTGGCGTTGCGCGAAGCCGTTTTGAATGCCGCGTATTCACTGAAGTACATGGATCGCATTTTGCTGAATTGGGAACGGCGGCATCTTAAAACCGCGCAACAGGTTCAAGCCGAACTCAAGCGCCATCAAGAACTTTAG
- a CDS encoding deoxycytidylate deaminase: MTDTIMPSKRTVHRESWDHYFLELAKKVSERSTCERATVGAVLVQEHRIIATGYNGAISGDPHCDEAGHLMRDGHCIRTIHAEMNAIIQCAANGVSTHGATVYVNFFPCLNCTKALIQAGIKRVVYAHDYRNDPYGETLLAQHHVAVVHLEQQA; the protein is encoded by the coding sequence TTGACAGATACCATTATGCCATCCAAGCGTACGGTTCACCGTGAAAGCTGGGATCATTATTTTCTTGAACTCGCCAAAAAGGTTTCAGAACGTTCAACTTGTGAGCGCGCAACGGTGGGGGCGGTTTTGGTTCAGGAACATCGGATCATTGCGACGGGTTATAACGGCGCGATTAGTGGTGATCCGCATTGTGATGAGGCCGGTCATTTAATGCGCGATGGTCATTGCATTCGGACCATACATGCCGAAATGAATGCCATCATTCAATGTGCGGCTAATGGGGTCAGTACCCATGGCGCAACCGTCTACGTTAACTTTTTCCCATGTCTGAATTGTACGAAGGCCTTGATCCAGGCTGGAATTAAGCGTGTCGTGTATGCGCATGACTATCGCAATGATCCGTATGGCGAAACGTTATTGGCACAGCACCATGTGGCCGTGGTTCATCTAGAACAGCAAGCTTAG
- the gpsB gene encoding cell division regulator GpsB: MDSNKETKFSIQYGPKDILDKKFKNKVRGYDPDEVDEFLDGIIRDYEAFTNEIDRLKEENAKLFSRVDELTKQLSVSKNVSAQTPQTNAAATNYDILKRLSNLERHVFGSKLSDSGSVDNRDDSNHSDVDQY; encoded by the coding sequence ATGGATAGTAACAAAGAAACAAAATTTAGTATCCAGTACGGGCCTAAAGATATTTTGGACAAGAAGTTCAAAAACAAGGTTCGTGGTTATGATCCGGATGAAGTCGATGAATTCTTAGACGGCATCATTCGTGACTATGAGGCTTTCACCAATGAAATTGATCGGTTGAAAGAAGAAAATGCAAAGCTGTTTAGCCGGGTCGATGAGCTGACCAAACAGCTGAGTGTTTCCAAGAATGTCAGCGCACAAACACCGCAAACCAATGCTGCGGCAACAAATTATGATATTCTTAAACGTCTGAGTAATTTGGAACGGCATGTTTTCGGTTCAAAACTGTCAGATAGCGGCAGTGTTGATAACCGCGACGACAGCAACCATTCCGACGTTGACCAGTATTAA
- a CDS encoding DUF1273 domain-containing protein translates to MAGKRLWITGYRAYELNVFGAQDPKLKVLKTSLKNTLTQFLDEGLNWLITGGQLGVEQWSIEVALTLKPLYPEFKIAMMLPFTDFGSQWNDNNKAQLAALRQQVDFSDAVSQAPYQKPAQLQGYTRFMTAHTDAAVIVYDPEFPGKPQWDYRAAEDMANRRDYPVTLITMDDLQETSEELAEAENEHFQND, encoded by the coding sequence ATGGCAGGAAAAAGGTTATGGATAACCGGTTACCGTGCCTATGAGCTCAATGTTTTTGGGGCTCAGGATCCAAAACTGAAAGTCCTTAAAACTTCATTAAAAAACACGCTGACCCAGTTTCTTGATGAAGGGCTCAACTGGCTGATTACAGGCGGTCAACTGGGGGTTGAACAGTGGTCCATCGAAGTTGCCTTAACACTTAAACCGCTCTATCCTGAGTTTAAGATTGCGATGATGTTGCCATTTACCGACTTTGGTAGTCAGTGGAATGACAACAATAAGGCCCAACTGGCTGCATTACGCCAGCAAGTTGATTTCTCTGATGCAGTCTCACAAGCACCTTATCAAAAGCCCGCCCAACTTCAAGGTTATACGCGGTTTATGACGGCACACACAGATGCGGCAGTGATTGTCTATGATCCGGAATTTCCCGGAAAACCGCAGTGGGATTACCGTGCCGCCGAAGACATGGCTAATCGACGTGATTATCCGGTAACACTGATTACGATGGATGATTTACAAGAAACATCCGAAGAATTGGCAGAAGCTGAAAATGAGCATTTTCAAAATGATTGA
- the asnS gene encoding asparagine--tRNA ligase: MTEKIRIIDAKEHVNEEVTIGAWLTDKRSSGKIAFLQLRDGSAYFQGVVSKADVPDEVFQLAKELRQESSMWITGVIHQDSRSHFGYEIEVRNIELVGDSHDYPITPKEHGIEFLLDHRHLWLRSKRQFAIQQIRNEMIRATFEFFNNEGFIKMDPPILTDSAPEGTTELFETDYFDKKAYLSQSGQLYAEAGAMAYGKVFTCGPVFRAEKSKTRRHLTEFWMIEPEMAFCHQEESLKVQERYVAYMVQAVLDNCAYPLHLLGRDPEVLKQYTKLPYPRISYKKAIEMLQAAGMDVKYGDDFGSPEETYLSDQFDQPVFVLNYPKAIKPFYMLTDPEDEQQYVCADMLAPEGYGEIIGGSERETDYDKLKAAIEKAGLDLDEYEWYLDLRKYGSVPHSGFGLGLERAITWICKLDHLREAIPFPRMINRLKP, translated from the coding sequence ATGACGGAAAAGATTCGCATTATTGATGCAAAAGAACATGTGAACGAGGAAGTAACAATTGGGGCGTGGTTAACCGATAAACGCAGCTCCGGAAAGATTGCCTTTCTACAATTACGCGATGGTTCCGCGTATTTCCAAGGCGTCGTTTCTAAAGCCGACGTGCCAGATGAGGTCTTTCAGCTGGCAAAGGAATTACGTCAAGAGTCCAGCATGTGGATCACCGGCGTCATTCACCAAGATAGCCGCAGTCATTTTGGCTACGAAATCGAAGTCCGCAACATTGAGCTTGTCGGGGATTCACACGACTATCCGATTACGCCTAAAGAGCATGGCATTGAGTTCCTGCTCGATCACCGCCATCTTTGGTTACGATCAAAGCGCCAATTTGCGATTCAACAAATTCGTAACGAAATGATTCGCGCCACGTTTGAATTCTTTAACAATGAAGGCTTTATCAAGATGGACCCGCCGATTTTGACCGATTCGGCACCTGAAGGCACAACTGAACTTTTTGAAACTGACTATTTTGATAAGAAAGCTTATCTTAGCCAATCCGGTCAGTTGTATGCTGAAGCAGGGGCAATGGCCTATGGTAAAGTCTTCACGTGCGGGCCGGTATTTCGCGCAGAAAAAAGTAAGACCCGCCGGCATTTGACCGAGTTTTGGATGATCGAACCGGAAATGGCGTTTTGTCATCAGGAAGAGAGTTTAAAGGTTCAGGAGCGTTATGTTGCCTATATGGTGCAGGCGGTATTGGATAACTGCGCCTATCCGTTACATTTGCTAGGCCGCGATCCGGAAGTGCTCAAACAGTATACGAAGCTGCCATATCCACGCATCAGCTACAAAAAAGCAATCGAAATGTTGCAGGCAGCAGGGATGGACGTCAAATACGGTGATGATTTTGGCTCGCCGGAAGAAACGTATCTGTCAGATCAATTTGATCAACCAGTCTTTGTGTTGAATTATCCTAAAGCCATCAAACCGTTCTACATGCTAACGGACCCGGAAGATGAGCAGCAATATGTCTGCGCCGATATGCTAGCACCAGAAGGTTACGGCGAAATCATCGGCGGTTCGGAACGTGAAACCGATTATGACAAGCTCAAAGCTGCCATTGAAAAGGCCGGCCTTGATTTAGATGAATACGAATGGTATCTGGATTTACGCAAGTACGGTTCAGTACCGCATTCCGGATTTGGTTTGGGCCTTGAACGCGCCATTACCTGGATCTGCAAGCTGGATCATCTGCGCGAAGCCATTCCATTCCCACGAATGATCAATCGCCTAAAGCCGTAA
- a CDS encoding THUMP domain-containing class I SAM-dependent RNA methyltransferase — protein sequence MNYQLVATMAAGLESVTTKELKALGIQTRTENGKVYFEGNDQTIALTNVWLRSADRIKIVIGQFKARTFDDLFEGVKALPWDHFLPLDAAFPVAGRAVRSQLHSEPDVQAITKKAIVEKMSAVYHRTTRLPETGATYPLEVSILKDVATLTLDTTGPSLFKRGYRIAKGEAPLKENFAAALVLLTNWHPDMPFVDPTTGSGTIAIEAALIGHHLAPGLQRHFAFEDFGFFDQSVLQTTKDQAMDAADFDRELDIQASDINGDMIDMAKLNAQQAGLLHSIRFKQLAVKDFSTTKENGVIVANPPYGKRLSDQAMVRQLYKEMGQAFAPLTTWSKYILTSDMGFEKAYGSQATKRRKLYNGTIRTDLFQYWGKPNWHHNK from the coding sequence ATGAACTATCAACTTGTCGCAACAATGGCGGCTGGCCTTGAGTCGGTTACCACGAAAGAACTGAAGGCATTGGGTATTCAAACCCGCACCGAAAATGGCAAAGTCTATTTTGAGGGTAATGACCAAACGATTGCGTTGACCAATGTCTGGTTGCGCAGCGCTGATCGGATCAAAATTGTCATCGGTCAGTTTAAAGCGCGCACCTTCGACGATTTATTTGAAGGCGTTAAGGCATTACCGTGGGATCACTTTTTGCCGTTAGACGCTGCGTTCCCGGTTGCAGGGCGAGCTGTTCGTTCCCAACTGCATTCTGAGCCCGATGTTCAAGCCATCACCAAAAAGGCAATTGTCGAAAAGATGTCCGCAGTCTATCATCGAACCACGCGATTGCCCGAAACCGGCGCTACTTATCCACTGGAAGTCTCCATTCTAAAAGACGTTGCGACCCTGACGCTAGATACAACCGGACCTAGTTTGTTCAAACGTGGTTACCGCATTGCAAAAGGCGAGGCGCCACTGAAGGAAAACTTTGCTGCAGCGCTTGTCTTATTGACGAACTGGCATCCTGATATGCCGTTTGTCGATCCCACGACCGGATCTGGCACGATTGCAATTGAAGCCGCTTTGATTGGCCATCATCTGGCACCGGGATTACAACGACACTTTGCGTTTGAAGATTTCGGCTTTTTTGATCAATCCGTCTTGCAAACCACCAAGGATCAGGCGATGGACGCCGCCGATTTTGACCGTGAGCTGGATATTCAGGCTAGTGACATTAATGGCGATATGATTGATATGGCTAAGCTGAATGCGCAACAAGCGGGCTTACTGCATAGCATTCGCTTTAAGCAATTAGCAGTCAAGGATTTTAGCACCACCAAGGAAAACGGGGTCATTGTTGCCAACCCGCCATATGGGAAGCGACTTAGCGATCAGGCCATGGTGCGCCAACTTTACAAGGAAATGGGCCAAGCCTTTGCGCCGTTGACGACTTGGAGCAAGTACATTTTGACCAGTGATATGGGATTTGAAAAAGCATATGGCAGTCAAGCAACCAAACGGCGAAAGTTGTACAATGGCACCATTCGAACCGATCTTTTCCAATACTGGGGTAAGCCTAACTGGCATCATAACAAGTAA
- a CDS encoding PBP1A family penicillin-binding protein: MANNQNMSRMARRREGKQSKSPKPPKKLWRRILKWTLLGLLLIFIAGVGLFSWYAKDAPEVTQAKLESGGSSTIYDRSGNEITTLGLENRDYVKASEIPQQLKDAVVSIEDRRFYDEKLGIDPVRILGAAFNNMTGTGDGLQGGSTLTQQLIKLSVFSTKSSDQTLRRKAQEAWLAMQVQQKYSKDQILEYYINKVFMNYGQYGMSTGAKFYFNKSLKDLSLAQTAFIAGLPQSPAGYDPYEYPQKATQRRNAVIDAMLRDKKITAAAAKQAKATPITDGLQPKQQQTNTTTNDKVIDSYLTQVIAEVKKKTGLNPYTDNLDIYTNIDMSAQKRLYDIVNTDDYVSFPDDAFQTGVTMTDPDNGQVLAQIGGRKTGDVRLAYNRAAQNTRSNGSTMKPLMDYGPAIEYLNYSTYEQMTDEPYKYPGTTISLYDWDKKYQGRISMRTALEQSRNIPAVKTLSAVGMTNAVKFLKGLGIDLPASEQYLSSAIGASVNTVEEAGAYGAFANGGTYYKPYYVNKVVSADGNTQTFNSQGTRAMKSSTAYMITDMLKGVLTKGTGTSAAISGLYQAGKTGTTDYSDEELKQNPALNATGIAKDAWFTGYTRNRVISVWTGYDKPTSHGISYAEQTISQKIYKALMSYTSQNLDNKDWTKPDTVESYNILKGSNPGTAITSGSANTTKELYVRGHGPSSHKAVAESSSSSSASSESSSSKESSSESSNAVSASVASSASSSNVSSAAPSSATPSKEEPSASSEPASSAGGPGGNQ, translated from the coding sequence GTGGCTAATAACCAAAACATGTCGCGAATGGCACGACGCCGCGAAGGTAAACAGTCAAAAAGCCCTAAACCCCCCAAGAAATTATGGCGGCGGATTTTAAAATGGACCTTGCTCGGCTTGCTTCTCATTTTCATTGCCGGTGTCGGGTTATTCTCCTGGTATGCAAAAGATGCACCTGAAGTCACCCAAGCAAAACTCGAATCTGGCGGATCCAGTACGATTTATGATCGTAGCGGTAATGAGATTACAACGCTTGGACTGGAAAATCGCGACTATGTCAAAGCTTCCGAGATTCCGCAACAACTTAAAGATGCGGTTGTTTCAATCGAGGACCGCCGCTTTTACGATGAGAAATTGGGCATTGATCCTGTCCGTATTCTCGGTGCTGCTTTTAACAACATGACCGGAACCGGTGATGGCTTGCAAGGTGGCTCGACGTTGACACAACAGCTCATTAAACTATCTGTTTTCAGCACAAAATCGTCTGATCAAACATTACGCCGAAAAGCTCAGGAAGCCTGGCTAGCCATGCAGGTTCAACAAAAGTACAGTAAAGATCAGATTCTTGAATATTATATTAATAAAGTGTTCATGAATTATGGTCAGTACGGGATGAGCACTGGGGCTAAGTTTTATTTTAATAAATCGCTCAAAGATCTGAGTCTTGCACAAACGGCTTTCATCGCCGGCCTGCCGCAAAGTCCGGCTGGCTACGACCCTTATGAGTACCCGCAAAAAGCGACTCAGCGGCGTAATGCAGTCATTGATGCCATGTTACGCGATAAGAAAATTACGGCCGCTGCCGCCAAGCAAGCTAAAGCCACACCGATTACTGATGGTTTACAGCCAAAACAACAACAGACAAACACAACCACCAATGATAAAGTGATTGATTCCTACTTGACGCAGGTGATTGCAGAAGTTAAGAAAAAAACCGGCTTGAATCCTTACACGGACAATCTGGATATTTACACCAATATTGACATGAGTGCCCAAAAACGGCTCTACGATATCGTCAATACCGATGATTATGTCAGTTTCCCGGATGATGCCTTCCAGACCGGCGTCACGATGACAGATCCGGATAACGGACAGGTCTTGGCGCAAATTGGCGGCCGTAAAACCGGCGATGTGCGGTTGGCATACAACCGGGCAGCGCAAAATACCCGTAGTAATGGATCGACAATGAAACCACTCATGGATTATGGTCCTGCTATTGAATATCTTAACTATTCGACTTATGAACAAATGACGGATGAACCATACAAGTATCCTGGGACCACGATTTCGTTATATGACTGGGACAAGAAGTATCAAGGTCGGATTTCCATGCGGACGGCGCTTGAACAGTCCCGCAACATTCCAGCCGTCAAAACCTTGAGTGCAGTCGGTATGACGAATGCCGTGAAGTTCTTAAAGGGACTGGGTATCGACTTACCTGCCTCAGAACAATATCTTTCCAGTGCGATCGGGGCCTCGGTCAACACGGTTGAAGAAGCCGGAGCGTATGGGGCCTTTGCCAATGGCGGCACTTATTACAAGCCTTATTACGTCAATAAAGTCGTTAGCGCCGATGGCAACACCCAAACATTTAACAGTCAAGGAACCCGGGCGATGAAGTCCAGTACCGCCTATATGATCACGGATATGCTAAAAGGCGTGTTGACAAAAGGGACAGGAACCTCGGCGGCTATTTCCGGCCTTTACCAAGCTGGTAAGACTGGGACGACCGATTATAGCGATGAAGAGCTCAAGCAGAATCCGGCCCTAAACGCTACAGGCATTGCCAAGGACGCATGGTTTACGGGCTATACCCGCAATCGGGTCATTTCAGTCTGGACCGGTTATGATAAGCCGACTTCTCATGGGATCAGTTATGCTGAGCAAACCATTTCCCAGAAGATCTATAAGGCACTGATGAGTTATACCTCCCAGAACCTTGATAATAAGGATTGGACAAAGCCGGATACAGTTGAGTCTTACAATATTCTAAAAGGCAGCAATCCCGGCACAGCGATTACGAGTGGCTCAGCCAACACCACGAAGGAGTTGTACGTTCGTGGTCATGGGCCAAGTAGTCATAAAGCAGTGGCCGAATCATCATCCTCTTCCAGTGCCAGCTCTGAATCCAGTTCCTCAAAAGAATCCAGCTCAGAAAGTTCCAATGCTGTTTCCGCTAGCGTTGCGTCATCTGCTTCATCCTCCAATGTTTCTTCTGCTGCCCCTAGTTCTGCAACACCTTCAAAAGAAGAACCGAGCGCCAGCAGTGAACCTGCTTCATCTGCTGGCGGTCCTGGTGGTAATCAATAA
- the recU gene encoding Holliday junction resolvase RecU translates to MTIRYPNGNPYKDGTQFSPDAVSRPTIYGGRGMTLEEELNLSNQYYRSIDKAVVYKKPTPVQIVKVDYPRRSQAVIREAYFKTPSTTDYNGVYRGYYLDFEAKETKNKTSFPLKNFHQHQIDHFRRCLKQNGICFVVIRFATIRRLFVFPAGRLITCWDQQSTGGRKSIPLTKIIQHGFELHPQLQPVVPFLDGVDWLIETKVGNVRG, encoded by the coding sequence ATGACCATCCGTTATCCCAATGGTAATCCATACAAAGATGGGACGCAATTTTCACCAGACGCAGTGTCGCGCCCTACCATTTATGGCGGACGCGGGATGACTTTAGAAGAAGAACTTAACCTCAGCAATCAGTATTACCGTAGTATCGACAAGGCCGTTGTCTATAAGAAGCCGACGCCAGTGCAGATTGTGAAGGTTGACTATCCTCGCCGAAGTCAGGCAGTTATCCGTGAAGCCTATTTTAAGACGCCTTCCACAACTGATTATAATGGTGTGTATCGCGGGTATTATCTTGACTTTGAAGCCAAAGAAACCAAAAATAAGACCAGTTTTCCGTTAAAAAATTTCCACCAGCATCAGATTGATCATTTTCGGCGTTGCTTAAAACAAAACGGTATCTGTTTTGTTGTGATTCGGTTTGCAACGATTAGGCGGCTGTTTGTTTTCCCGGCAGGACGGCTCATTACCTGCTGGGATCAGCAAAGTACAGGCGGTCGTAAATCGATTCCTTTAACCAAGATCATTCAACACGGATTTGAACTTCATCCGCAATTGCAGCCAGTTGTCCCATTCCTTGATGGCGTTGACTGGCTGATAGAAACGAAAGTAGGTAATGTACGTGGCTAA
- a CDS encoding phosphoglycerate dehydrogenase, with the protein MKILNSFNLKPEQRQALEKAGHVVIDDNQLDQATAQQIDVVYGWHDQSAQVNFDHLRFVQAISAGVDYLPLADFAKHQVLLANTSGIHAEPIAEYVLGVLFTISRGILPPVRAGRQMWTFRQQRPPMTLLKGQTAVIFGTGHIGSTIATKLHALGLHTLGVSAHGRPAAGFEEVVTDANAHTAAQNADILINALPLTSATKHFYNSEFFSGLQNQPLFINIGRGASVDTPALVQALQTQQLRAAALDVVDPEPLPQDSPLWDMGNVLLTPHISGTVPHLRDQVFKIFNDNLQSLIASGQLASHQVDLSRGY; encoded by the coding sequence TTGAAAATTTTAAATAGTTTTAATCTCAAACCTGAGCAACGACAAGCCTTAGAAAAAGCAGGGCACGTGGTGATTGACGATAATCAATTAGATCAAGCAACCGCCCAGCAAATTGACGTTGTTTATGGGTGGCACGATCAATCTGCGCAAGTGAATTTCGATCACCTGCGCTTTGTTCAGGCTATTTCTGCCGGAGTCGACTATCTACCGCTGGCTGACTTTGCTAAACATCAGGTATTATTGGCAAACACGAGTGGTATTCATGCCGAACCGATTGCTGAATATGTCCTTGGCGTGTTATTTACGATCAGCCGCGGCATTCTACCACCGGTTCGCGCCGGTCGTCAGATGTGGACTTTCCGTCAGCAACGGCCGCCAATGACGTTGTTAAAAGGCCAAACCGCGGTCATTTTTGGCACTGGCCATATCGGCTCAACGATTGCGACAAAATTACATGCACTGGGCCTGCATACGCTTGGCGTGAGTGCACACGGCCGTCCCGCTGCAGGGTTTGAGGAAGTCGTTACAGACGCTAACGCACACACAGCCGCTCAAAACGCCGATATCCTTATTAATGCATTGCCATTAACTTCTGCCACCAAGCATTTTTATAATTCAGAATTCTTTTCCGGGCTTCAAAATCAGCCGCTGTTTATTAATATTGGCCGCGGCGCTTCGGTCGATACACCGGCGTTGGTTCAGGCACTTCAGACCCAGCAGTTACGAGCCGCAGCCTTGGATGTCGTTGATCCTGAACCGTTACCGCAAGATTCGCCACTTTGGGACATGGGCAATGTCTTATTGACGCCGCACATTTCCGGCACCGTACCACATCTGCGTGATCAGGTTTTTAAAATTTTTAATGATAACCTCCAATCCTTGATAGCAAGCGGTCAGTTAGCCAGTCACCAAGTTGATCTTAGCCGCGGATACTGA